In one Sebastes umbrosus isolate fSebUmb1 chromosome 13, fSebUmb1.pri, whole genome shotgun sequence genomic region, the following are encoded:
- the commd6 gene encoding COMM domain-containing protein 6 isoform X2: MIRFLLLTFRSAGKSSLSGDDLVLRLEQDSNKWPKASLQVLHRLWSEHGALVHAQQEVQSVLSIGQLVDMQWKLGMAVSSDTCRSLNSPYVSLLLKIVEPSGQICQRSFEMTIPQFQNFQKQFKEMAAVMETV; encoded by the exons ATGATCAGATTCCTCTTGTTAACATTCAG GTCAGCTGGGAAGAGCAGCCTCTCTGGGGATGACCTTGTGTTGAGGCTGGAACAAGACAGTAACAAGTGGCCCAAAGCTTCCCTTCAGGTGTTGCACAGGTTGTGGAGTGAACATGGTGCATTAGTCCATGCTCAGCAGGAGGTCCAGTCCGTGCTCAGCATCGGCCAG ttagtGGACATGCAGTGGAAACTCGGCATGGCAGTGAGCTCCGACACCTGCCGATCGCTCAACTCCCCGTACGTGTCTCTGCTGCTGAAGATCGTTGAGCCCTCTGGACAGATTTGCCAGAGGTCTTTTGAGATGACCATTCCACAGTTCCAG AACTTTCAGAAGCAGTTCAAGGAGATGGCAGCTGTTATGGAGACTGTGTGA
- the commd6 gene encoding COMM domain-containing protein 6 isoform X1, which produces MPAAAEESQGVNKVVDNICKLSPDLLAEACQHILIYLQGQSRGVDSAEISDRFQRAGVRLDHEALQNMIRFLLLTFRSAGKSSLSGDDLVLRLEQDSNKWPKASLQVLHRLWSEHGALVHAQQEVQSVLSIGQLVDMQWKLGMAVSSDTCRSLNSPYVSLLLKIVEPSGQICQRSFEMTIPQFQNFQKQFKEMAAVMETV; this is translated from the exons atgcctgcagcagcagaggagtcGCAGG GTGTCAACAAAGTTGTGGACAACATCTGTAAGCTTTCTCCGGATCTCTTGGCTGAAGCA TGTCAGCACATTCTGATTTATCTTCAAGGTCAATCTAGAGGAGTAGATTCAGCTGAAATTTCTGAT AGATTTCAGAGAGCTGGAGTCAGACTTGATCATGAAGCTCTGCAGAACATGATCAGATTCCTCTTGTTAACATTCAG GTCAGCTGGGAAGAGCAGCCTCTCTGGGGATGACCTTGTGTTGAGGCTGGAACAAGACAGTAACAAGTGGCCCAAAGCTTCCCTTCAGGTGTTGCACAGGTTGTGGAGTGAACATGGTGCATTAGTCCATGCTCAGCAGGAGGTCCAGTCCGTGCTCAGCATCGGCCAG ttagtGGACATGCAGTGGAAACTCGGCATGGCAGTGAGCTCCGACACCTGCCGATCGCTCAACTCCCCGTACGTGTCTCTGCTGCTGAAGATCGTTGAGCCCTCTGGACAGATTTGCCAGAGGTCTTTTGAGATGACCATTCCACAGTTCCAG AACTTTCAGAAGCAGTTCAAGGAGATGGCAGCTGTTATGGAGACTGTGTGA